DNA from Archaeoglobus veneficus SNP6:
ATACTCCTTTCGAGGCCGGACAGGATGTGTGACTGCCTGACTATCGTCACACCCTCTTTCCTGAGCTTCTCCTCTATCTCTGGGTGCATTGAGTCCTTGCCCTCCTCGTAGAAACCTCTGTGATAGGTGACAACAACAAGCTCCAAGCCTGCGCTCCTCGCAAGCTCAAGAGCTTTCATTGCCGTCTCGCCCGTCGAAGAAGCGACGACAAGGTACTTTATACCAAGCTCTCTGGCTCTTTCCACTGCGAGCCTGAGCGTGTCGTCGGTATTTTGCTCGCCGGGCTTTTCGAAATAGACTATTTTCTTTTCCATCATACACTTACCCCCTGCGTTGCCATTATCATGAACAGTATCGAAAGCAGCATGAGAACGATTGCGAGGATTAACGCGTACACAGCAAAGCGCGACTCGCCGAATACTATGGGGATGGGGCCGATGAGGATGACGCCGCCACCCTTAACGTCGATCTTTCTCCCTTCTCTTTCTCTGTCGTGTTTTTCCCATTCCTTCCATCCTTCCCACTCATCCTCTTCAATTTCCTGTCTTCTTCTATCCACGTCTTCCCACTCATATGGAGTGGGGGGCTCGTAACTTTCCGTGAGACCTCTGAACACCATGTAGAGGCCGAGAAGGATAAGCGCTACAGCTACGATTTCGAGCATGCTACCACCTCGTGAAGGAGTAAGCGAGGAGAAGCATCACAACGGCCATAACTATCCCCAGAAACGCCATCTCCGGCGAGGAGCCAATTACTATTGGAATCGGGCCGATTATTACGACTCCTCCTACTTCAGCATGTTCCGAGAGGCTCGAAAGGGCGAGCATGGCAAACCCGAGGGACATTATCACGAGACCCATGAAAATCTTGTCAGGACGCATAGTTTTTCTTTGCTTGAATTGCATAAAGCTTTAACCGTTACATTTTTCTATAACGATACGGGAAGAGATTCATGTGCCTTTCCAAGCGTGAAAGGGAGTTCATAGAGGACTGGCTTTCATACATCGAGGGAGAAATAACTCTCATGCAATTCGTTGAAAAGTGGAAGAGCGAAAGCAAGGACTGGAAGGTTTACATGCGCGTCTTAAGGCACAGAATTTCGAAGAAGTACGATGCAATGCTGAAAGATTTGCTTCTGATGAAGAAGTTTCTGGATTTGGAGAGACATCCGTAAAATCACTCCTTTACAAGCTTCGCAACAAAAAATCCAGAGCATTCATGGCGGTGAGGATAAAATCGCCTTGCCTTCTTCATTTCATTGCTGAACCTGATGTCTCCGACCTTTGTAAGGGCGGGGTCGCCCCACTCAATTTTTTCAAGCCTCACGGGATGGTTATCGAGGGCCCACTGGATTACCATCTCGTTCTCTTCAGGCGTTAG
Protein-coding regions in this window:
- a CDS encoding TIGR00304 family membrane protein, with protein sequence MRPDKIFMGLVIMSLGFAMLALSSLSEHAEVGGVVIIGPIPIVIGSSPEMAFLGIVMAVVMLLLAYSFTRW
- a CDS encoding TIGR00304 family membrane protein, with the protein product MLEIVAVALILLGLYMVFRGLTESYEPPTPYEWEDVDRRRQEIEEDEWEGWKEWEKHDREREGRKIDVKGGGVILIGPIPIVFGESRFAVYALILAIVLMLLSILFMIMATQGVSV
- a CDS encoding pyruvate kinase alpha/beta domain-containing protein, which produces MMEKKIVYFEKPGEQNTDDTLRLAVERARELGIKYLVVASSTGETAMKALELARSAGLELVVVTYHRGFYEEGKDSMHPEIEEKLRKEGVTIVRQSHILSGLERSISRKLGGASRTEAIAEALRALFGHGLKVCVEITIMAADSGAIPIEEVVAVGGRSSGADTAVVVRPAHMNNFFDMQIREIICMPREKRK